Proteins encoded by one window of Lycium barbarum isolate Lr01 chromosome 11, ASM1917538v2, whole genome shotgun sequence:
- the LOC132618568 gene encoding polyadenylate-binding protein RBP45 — MMPQSGVAQPPMDQQYQQQQQQQWMMPPQQQPQFQPQTQPSWGQQQQTMSQQYGANPSPTSTGNPNEVRSLWIGDLQYWMDENYLSTCFYHTGELVSAKVIRNKQSGQSEGYGFLEFRSHAAAETILQTYNGTLMPNVEQNFRMNWASLGAGERRDDSPEYTIFVGDLAADVTDYVLQETFKPVYSSIKGAKVVTDRITGRTKGYGFVKFGDESEQLRAMTEMNGVLCSTRPMRIGPAANKKPVGTPQKANFQNPQATTQGESDPNNTTIFVGGLDPSVAEEHLRQVFSPYGELVHVKIVAGKRCGFVQFGSRASAEQALSSLNGTQLGGQSIRLSWGRSPSSKQSDQTQWGGGAGAGAIAGAGAGAGAYYGYQGYEAYGYAPPAQDPNMYYGNYPGYTNYQQPQQ; from the exons ATGATGCCCCAAAGTGGAGTTGCTCAACCACCAATGGATCAACAGtaccagcaacaacaacaacaacaatggatGATGCCACCTCAGCAACAGCCGCAATTTCAACCGCAAACTCAACCTTCTTGGGGCCAACAGCAGCAAACTATGTCTCAACAGTACGGTGCTAACCCTAGCCCTACCTCTACTGGTAATCCAAATGAGGTTCGCTCTCTTTGGATTGGAGATTTGCAGTATTGGATGGATGAGAATTATCTCTCCACTTGTTTCTATCATACCGGCGAG CTTGTTTCTGCTAAGGTCATCAGGAACAAGCAAAGTGGTCAGTCTGAAGGTTATGGATTCCTTGAGTTCAGGAGTCATGCAGCTGCAGAAACTATTTTACAGACGTATAATGGCACCTTGATGCCAAATGTGGAACAGAATTTCCGTATGAACTGGGCATCTCTTGGTGCCGGTGAGAGGCGAGATGATTCACCCGAGTATACAATATTTGTTGGTGATTTGGCTGCTGATGTGACGGATTATGTGCTACAAGAGACATTCAAACCCGTGTATTCATCAATAAAAGGTGCAAAAGTTGTAACAGATAGAATCACTGGACGTACCAAGGGATATGGATTTGTCAAGTTCGGTGATGAGAGTGAACAATTGCGTGCTATGACCGAAATGAATGGTGTGCTTTGTTCAACTAGGCCCATGAGGATTGGCCCAGCTGCGAACAAGAAACCAGTGGGTACCCCACAGAAAG CTAACTTCCAAAATcctcaagctactactcaaggCGAAAGTGACCCCAATAATACAACT ATATTTGTTGGTGGTTTGGATCCCAGTGTTGCTGAAGAGCATTTGCGGCAAGTGTTCTCCCCATACGGTGAATTGGTTCACGTGAAAATAGTGGCTGGAAAGCGCTGTGGCTTTGTTCAGTTTGGTAGTAG AGCTTCTGCTGAGCAGGCTTTGTCAAGCTTGAATGGAACACAATTGGGAGGACAAAGCATTCGGCTTTCTTGGGGGCGTAGCCCCTCTAGCAAACAG TCCGACCAGACTCAATGGGGTGGTGGTGCTGGGGCTGGTGCTattgctggtgctggtgctggtgctggtgcgtATTATGGATACCAAGGGTATGAGGCTTATGGATATGCTCCACCCGCCCAGGACCCTAATATGTATTACGGGAATTACCCAGGATATACGAATTATCAGCAGCCACAACAG TGA